The nucleotide sequence TCCAGAAGATAGTGTGCTAAAAGTAAGTCTTCTATATAATATGATACACAGAGAAAGGCAAGACTTATCTCTCCAAATCCTTGAAGCCCTAAGGTAAGTCCATAACTGGTTGTATGCTTTCTTTTTACAAAAATGGAAAAAGATAGAAGGAAAAGGTGCGCTAAAACACTTTTTAGCGCACCTTTAAATTCAGAGAGATTATAAAAAAGTTATCGTTACCCTTGTTCTGCAGGGCGATGAACCTTGATGATTCCAACGGATAAAGCTCCGAGGAAGAGGGAAACGCCTGCTACAATCATCATATTACTTTGTACGGAACCAACCAGGTGAAGTATCACTCCACCAATAGCAGCAGCGACAATCTGCGGAATACAGATGGTTCCGTTGAAAAGTCCGAGATAAGTTCCCATGTGTCCATAACCCTCAAGTGCATTGGTCACTAAGGTGAATGGCATTGCCAATATAGCTGCCCAAGCGCATCCGATGAGGAGGAATGGGATGAACATAACATACTGGTTGTGTACGAAAGCTGCGAGGACAAAGCCTATTGCACCTAAGATAAGCGAGAATGCGTATGCCAGTTTTGCGTTCTTAAACTGTGGAAGAACCATTGCCCAGAGCACTGAGCCGATAGCTTGTACAGCAAAGAGAATACCTACCCAGTTGCCTGCTTCTTGATAACCCTTTGTCATAGTTGCATCATGTGCAAGCATATCTACACCCCAGCAGTTAGCTGCAACGGTTCCGTTGGTGTAGGTCCACATATACATAAAGGCGAACCAGCTAAAGAATTGTACCAAACCCACTTTCCAAAATGTAGATGGTGCATTCTTCAAGAGGGTAAATGGATTTGTCTTTGAGTTTTCCTCTTTGTTCTTTACACTATGGTATTCTGCATACTCCTTTGGTGGCATTTCCTTTACCTTAGCTGTGGTATAGATGACACAAAGGATGAGGATGGCTGCACCGATGTAGAAAGAATAGACTACAGAGTCAGGAACGACACCTGAAGGTGCTTGATTGGAAATACCTAAGAAGGTGAAGAAGAATGGGAATACATAACCTGCGATAGAGCCT is from Prevotella melaninogenica and encodes:
- a CDS encoding SLC45 family MFS transporter, translated to MKQKPNLSFWQLWNLSFGFFGVQIAYALQSANISRIFATLGADPHNLSYFWILPPLMGIVVQPIVGSLSDMTWTRFGRRVPYLFVGAAVAVLVMCLLPNAGSFGMAVSTAMVFGLISLMFLDTSINMAMQPFKMLVGDMVNEKQKTLAYSIQSFLCNAGSIAGYVFPFFFTFLGISNQAPSGVVPDSVVYSFYIGAAILILCVIYTTAKVKEMPPKEYAEYHSVKNKEENSKTNPFTLLKNAPSTFWKVGLVQFFSWFAFMYMWTYTNGTVAANCWGVDMLAHDATMTKGYQEAGNWVGILFAVQAIGSVLWAMVLPQFKNAKLAYAFSLILGAIGFVLAAFVHNQYVMFIPFLLIGCAWAAILAMPFTLVTNALEGYGHMGTYLGLFNGTICIPQIVAAAIGGVILHLVGSVQSNMMIVAGVSLFLGALSVGIIKVHRPAEQG